The window GGCGCGGCGCGGCGCAGGCTCAGCATCGCGGCCGGTCCCCCGATGCCGTACCGACGACTATCGCCCTTGCGCGCCGTACACAACAAGCGGCAGCCGCCTTTGGGTTGAAACAACCTACGAGGATCCCGGACCGGCTGTGCGTTGATGCGTTCGCACGCGCCTTGATAGGTTCACGCCGGTCGGTCCACGCCGATCTGCTCGTCATCTGGCTGGTAAACCTGCTCGCCGTCCAGGCCGTCAACGCGAGCCCCGTCGGTGGGCAGGATGCGTCGGTGGCCATGTTCGCGCTGGTCGCGGCACAGGCCATCCGGCTCATGGAGATGTGGGCCGAGGCGGCCAAGACGTTCGACAAGTTTGCGATGGCACTGAGCGCGCTCGACCTGGCCATCTCCGCCTCCGACGACGGATTCTCGGTGGTGGACCGGGTCCCCAGGTGGGCACCGGTCGTTATGACCACCGGGCGAAATACGGAGTAGGCGGTAAGGATCTTGGGTTTCCTCGGCGGGGTCGACGATCTCGAGCGCTTCCTCACACGTTCGTGTTACTTGAGCGTCGGGTCGGTCCCAGCCTGTTGGGGCCTCACGGTCTTCCTCGTCGAGGATGTCGGCTGGCACTTCAGCTTTCTCGCTGGTTGCGTTCTCCCACTGATCGCCGCTCATCTGGGGATCCGCGCCAAAAGGGAAATCCGTACGCGTATGTCGGCTACGGCGTTCGGGCTCGCCTTCGTCTCCCTGCCGGTGATGGTTGCACTGGCGTACCTCGAGAGCTCGTAACGCGATCGGCTCACATCGCTCGGTGACGCTCGGGGCGCGCTCCGATTCAGGCCACGCTGCGGAGTACCACCAATGCCGCGCTGCTCCCCAGAGCACACGTCAGGGCGAGCGCCAGCAGCTTGCCGCTGCGGCTGCGATAACCGCGCACGGCCGCCCATACTCCTACGGCGCCGACGAGGGCCAGCGCTCCGCTCACCACGCGCATGGCGACGTCGAAGCCTGGCATGACTGTCGCCGCGACGCCGCCCAGGGCCACCATCGCGCTGAGGATGCCGGCGAACATTGCCGCGTTCCACCAGGTACGAGATGTCAGTCGCTCGCGGCTGCCGTCACCCATGTCGTTCATCAGCATGTGCGGCAGGCTACGCGATCGCCTGGATCGGCGTGGCGGGCCGGGAAGCTCACTCATCCGCCGGCCCCCGCAGTATGCGGCTGCCCGTTACCCGATACCTGTTAGCGTCAGAGCTTCCAGCCGTGGCCACTGTGGCGAGCCCGGCCCTGCGCCGTCCCCGAGCGCTCCGCTGTCTCCTGGCGTTCCTGTTCGATCTCGGCGCGCTGGGCTTCGAGGTAGCGTTCGGCCTCGGCGCGCTGCTGTTCACGCTCTTCCGGAGACTGCTGCTCGTACTCCTGGCGAGCCTGTGCGATGCGCTCGCCGAGGGCGTCGGAGTACGCGCCCACGCGCACGGCCTCGCGGAGGCCGACCCGCCCGGAGAGGACCTCGCGGGCCATCTCCTGGAGTGCACCGCCCGCGGACGGGCTGTCGGCGAGGCGCTGCAGCGACTTCCGCAGAGCGCGGGCCCGTGCCTCGTCCCGTGCGATGTCCATCAGGTCTGCGTCGCCGATCTGGCGCTCTTCAGCCATGGTGTGGATCTCTCCTTACTAATGGCAATTGCTGAGCACTGGCGGCAATTGCCGAGCGATCGGGCGATAGCGTCAGGCGACCGCGGGGTTGTCGTAATTTCCGCTCACCGACGGGAAGTTCTGGAAGTGCCCGTAGATCTCGGCTCCCAGCTGCTCCAGGACTCCGACTCCGCCGTTGACGATGGTCTGCGCCTGCGCAAACATCTTGGTCGCGTCGCCCCACATCTTGATCAGGCGCGCGATCTCAAGGGCGGCCAGTCCATACCCAACGACGGCCCCCACCCCTGTCCAGGACAGCGCGGTACCTGCGGCCATTTCAATACCCACGATGATCAGGCCGTCGATGATGCCACCGATGACGCTCTTGATGGCTTCCGCCGTCGAATAGGCGGCGTGGGCCAGGCGCTCGTACGTTGAATGCAGGGAATCGAAGGTCTCGCGGCAGCCGGTAAGTTTCTTTGCCAGCTCGTCAAAGTAGTTATAGGCCGCATCCGCGGCGTTGCCGTCCCATGCCGAATCGAGAGAGGAGTTCCCCGACTTCAGGTTCTGTGCCACGCCTTCGCATGCCTTGCCGATGTTCTGCCATACCGAAGCGCACTCGGCGAAGGACTCCCAGTCGCCGGCGAACCACTGGATGACTTCGTCCAGGGGGTTGAACCCGAAGACCGCGTTGTACGCCTCCGTGATCCAGTACGACGGGCTGACGAGGTCGCTCGCGTCGTTGAAGACGTCCAACAGGAGTCCCTGTGAGAACTCCTCGGGCTTCTTGGGGGCGGTCAGGTGGCTCGTGGGCTCGGATGCGTCTGCAAACCCGGACATGCAGGGGCCTCTCGGGGAGCTGGCGGAGTCAGCGCTTGCTGGGCGGGAAGGTGGCGTCCATGGACCGAGCGGTGGATTCGTCGGTCGTCCTGTAGTAGTTGGCGCTCTTCCTCATTTCCGTCTCTGCGGCGCGCAGCACCGACTCCGCCCGTGTCATGGCGGAGTTGACCTCTTCGACCACCGACCGGTGGGCGCCGATGATCAATTCGATCAGTCCTTGGTCGGAGACGCCTACGTCGGTATTGCCCTGTGCGTATTTCCTTGCCTGCTGAATGTCAGCGGCGGCTCTGCCTACTTGAGTCGCATAGCCTTCCAGATCGTCAGCCTGGACCTTGAACCCCATCTGTTCACCTTTGTCCGTTCAGTCACAGCCGTTCCGACACGCTACCGCAAGCCACATGGATGGATGTCGGCAGCGCATCCTGTGCTGCCCTGTTGACTATGACCGGGGTTTGGATTGCCGTCAGTGCCTGAACCTTGATCCATTCTTGGCGGGTTGAAAGGGGATCCTTCATGAAGGGCCAGGCCCTCTAACGCGAGGATCCGCGTGCACGCTCCCGATGCCCCTTGTGATCCGGAACGCCCATGTAGCCGGCCTCGCGCTCGGTCTCACCGAGCCACAGCTGGGGGACCTGTTGCTGGATCGCCGTGACCAGAGCCTTCCGGGAGCCCACCGGGACAGGGAGGCGGTAGCGCAGCCGCGGGAGGGTGGGGTGCAGCGGCTCCTCGTCGCGGACCAGGGGCCACAGGACGGGGTCGTCGCGGTCGATGGGAGCGTTGGGGCAGAGTTCGATGGAGTACACCTTCACCTTGCTCTTGCCCGTGCCCATCTTGCTCCAGTGCAGCCCCACTCCGGCGAGGCTCTGCCAGGGGATGACGTTCTGCGCCTTGCCGTTGCTGACCCACAGTCCCGTGTGGTCGACGCTCACGCTGGAGTGCCGACTCGACCAGGCGGCGATCAGGCTGCCGACGCTGATGAAGCCCATGAACAGCCCCATGACGATTCCCCCGATTCCCTTGGGGTCCGGCCCGCCGCCGCCGAGCCCGGCGGTTATCGCGATGCCGCCGAACAGGAGGAAGGCGCTGATGGCCGTGAGTACGATGCCAAGGGGGATCATCCGCCGCGAGGCTCGCCCGCCGGTGCGCACGACAGTGGCGGCGGGGGAGGGGGAGAGTCCGCTGGAAAACGACATGGCGCGGAGTGTACGGAACGTCTTCGCGACGCCCCGCCCGTTGGGTTGGGCGTTGACCGCTAAGCTCCGCTGCCATGGCAACACATGGCGGTGAGGCCGAGAAGAGGCCGGACAGGCTGGGTGAGCAACCACTGTCCTCAGGAGTGAGCACGGACGAGCTGAGGGCACAGTTCGAGGCTCAGGGTCGCCCGGGGCTCGCGGAGGGGCGGCGACGCGATGCGCGGCAGGCCCGGGGGATGTACGCGGCGTTGGCCGGGTTGGTCGCCGTCGTCTGCCTGGTCCTGATCGGCGTACGCCTCGGGCAGGGCGATGCGCTGGGGGTCTGGGTCGCCACGTATGCCATGGGGGTGGCCCTCGGTGGTTGGGGGTTTGTGCTCGCCCGGATCGGTCACACCCGCTGGGCGATGATGGTGACCTGTATCGCGGGGGTGTTGGCGGGTCTCGGGGACAGCCCCGCTTTCCGTTGAGGCAGGCAGACTTGGGCTTGAGCCAGGAGGGGCCAGGAGGGGCCAGGCTACCGACCGGGCACCAGGGAGTGGCCCGGGCCGGCGCCTGATGAGAATTCACGCCTGACGGCGCTTCTTCTTGCCGATGAGGTAGGCGACGCCCCAAGCCGCGGCCGCGGCGACCACGAGGCCGAGCGGGGAGAACCAGTCGACTCCGCCGCCGGTTTCGTCGTTCCACCAGGCCCTGGCCGGGAGGAAGGCGTCGAACCTCAGCAGGTCCCAGACGGCACCGGGCGACTGCATGTCGGCGACGATGAGCGGCCAGGCGTTGGTGTAGCCGAAGAAGGCTCCGAGTGTGGCGACGACGGTTCCACCGATCCGGGCGCCATTGTGGTCGTGCCCGACCGAGCCGACCAACGCGCCGACAATCGCTCCGTTGACCAGCGCGTGGGTCAAGTAAAGGGTGTTGGCCGTGACGAGCGTGACGTCCTTGTACGTGGCGAAGATGACACCGGTGTAGATCAGCGAGACGACGACCGAGACGAAGAAGGCCAGCCAGACCGCGCCCACCGGGTGACCGCTTG of the Streptomyces sp. T12 genome contains:
- a CDS encoding type VII secretion target — encoded protein: MGFKVQADDLEGYATQVGRAAADIQQARKYAQGNTDVGVSDQGLIELIIGAHRSVVEEVNSAMTRAESVLRAAETEMRKSANYYRTTDESTARSMDATFPPSKR
- a CDS encoding WXG100 family type VII secretion target — encoded protein: MDVFNDASDLVSPSYWITEAYNAVFGFNPLDEVIQWFAGDWESFAECASVWQNIGKACEGVAQNLKSGNSSLDSAWDGNAADAAYNYFDELAKKLTGCRETFDSLHSTYERLAHAAYSTAEAIKSVIGGIIDGLIIVGIEMAAGTALSWTGVGAVVGYGLAALEIARLIKMWGDATKMFAQAQTIVNGGVGVLEQLGAEIYGHFQNFPSVSGNYDNPAVA